In the genome of Desulfobotulus mexicanus, one region contains:
- a CDS encoding HNH endonuclease, which yields MTYCVYTDKETLDPSPEHILPLSLGGHDDFVIYVDRKFNNDIGSRVDGKLANDFIILFERDRTGAVGHSKKHPIPTVKNAKLTDGTPVQVKFGKDGLSLFDLRVRKNIERTDSRAHRVQCNNIKIDIDIDLMFVAKVALAAGYYAYGDDFVKNVQTDEFRKIMNFDKQNLPTESFARVYSRFHEPEEGDDMFHILKMMTEIGSCSSVILAPSSETFGVAVSILGNFLGFISVPCKSSNLVNDGDYKYGHCIYIQNEQVKRFSLDYIRLKLLNQLEQQC from the coding sequence ATGACTTATTGCGTATATACTGACAAAGAAACATTAGACCCTAGTCCTGAACATATACTCCCTTTGTCACTGGGTGGGCATGATGATTTTGTAATTTATGTTGACCGAAAGTTTAACAATGACATTGGCTCAAGAGTTGATGGCAAGCTTGCAAATGATTTTATCATTTTGTTTGAGCGAGATAGAACGGGCGCTGTTGGTCACAGTAAAAAGCATCCAATTCCAACAGTGAAAAATGCCAAGTTAACGGATGGTACACCTGTTCAGGTTAAGTTTGGTAAGGATGGGCTTTCACTTTTTGATCTGCGAGTGAGGAAAAATATAGAGCGTACTGACTCCAGAGCTCATCGAGTTCAATGCAACAATATTAAAATAGATATTGATATAGATCTTATGTTTGTTGCTAAGGTGGCTTTGGCTGCTGGCTATTATGCTTATGGCGATGATTTCGTCAAAAATGTGCAAACTGATGAATTCAGAAAAATTATGAATTTCGACAAACAGAATTTACCAACAGAGTCTTTCGCGCGAGTTTATTCTCGATTTCATGAGCCAGAGGAAGGCGATGATATGTTTCATATTCTGAAGATGATGACTGAAATTGGTAGCTGTTCCTCTGTAATACTTGCTCCTTCTAGTGAAACTTTTGGTGTCGCAGTATCCATTCTTGGTAATTTCTTAGGTTTCATCAGTGTTCCTTGTAAATCTAGTAATTTAGTAAATGATGGGGACTATAAATATGGTCATTGTATCTATATTCAAAACGAACAGGTTAAAAGGTTCTCATTGGACTATATAAGGTTGAAGTTGCTTAACCAGCTTGAACAACAGTGCTAA